The following are encoded together in the bacterium genome:
- a CDS encoding thiamine pyrophosphate-binding protein yields MTGNEILARCLKDHGVDVIFFLMGGPMIDCENACLRQEIRMVDVRHEQAAAMAANAYSRLRRRPAVCMACSGPGSANLVTGVANAFVDSAPVIAIGGSSPVSHAGMGAFQETDQVALFRPITRWAERCYDPRRIPELVGTAFRHAFGARPGPVYLDMPGDVLYRETPDDQVRRVPAEAERRRPPGDPRTVERALALIAASERPILISGSGVLWAEAEGELRSLVERAQIPFYTTPQGRGVIPEDHPLCFLGARGAAWRETDLIVLVGTRQNYVIGYARPPRVNPEAKLIQIDIDPEEIGRNRHAHAGIAGDAKAVLAQILDAGGEAFHPERRTGWVSYLAGQDEERRAEQEERMSSDARPIHPLRLCKEVRDFLPRDAILCVDGQEILNYARGSIPFYAPHSLNSGPYGCMGVGLPFGLGAKVAMPDNLVVVLHGDGSFGLNAMEMDTALRHRLPVVCVISNNGGWTATDRFKTGRDLGFTRYDLMFAAAGCHGEYVEDPGLIRPALERAAASGRPAVVNVVTDPTARAQTARFADYST; encoded by the coding sequence GTGACCGGCAACGAGATCCTGGCGCGCTGCCTGAAAGACCACGGGGTGGACGTGATTTTCTTCCTCATGGGCGGCCCCATGATCGACTGCGAGAATGCCTGCCTGCGGCAGGAAATCCGGATGGTCGACGTGCGGCACGAGCAGGCGGCCGCGATGGCGGCCAACGCCTACAGCCGGCTCCGGCGGCGGCCGGCGGTCTGCATGGCCTGCAGCGGTCCTGGTTCGGCGAACCTCGTCACCGGGGTCGCCAACGCGTTCGTCGATTCCGCACCGGTGATCGCCATCGGCGGGTCGAGCCCAGTCTCCCATGCCGGGATGGGCGCCTTCCAGGAGACCGACCAGGTGGCGCTCTTTCGCCCGATCACCCGCTGGGCCGAGCGCTGCTACGATCCGCGGCGCATCCCCGAGCTGGTCGGCACCGCCTTCCGCCACGCCTTCGGCGCCCGGCCCGGACCGGTCTACCTGGACATGCCCGGGGACGTCCTCTACCGCGAAACACCAGATGATCAGGTCCGCAGGGTCCCGGCCGAGGCGGAGCGCCGGCGGCCGCCGGGAGACCCCCGGACCGTGGAGCGCGCCCTCGCGCTCATCGCCGCGTCCGAGCGCCCGATTCTCATCAGCGGCAGCGGCGTGCTGTGGGCGGAAGCGGAGGGCGAGTTGCGGTCGCTCGTGGAGCGGGCTCAAATTCCCTTTTATACGACGCCCCAGGGGCGCGGGGTCATTCCCGAGGATCATCCGCTCTGCTTCTTGGGGGCGCGCGGCGCGGCGTGGCGGGAGACCGACCTGATCGTCTTGGTGGGCACGCGCCAAAACTACGTGATCGGATACGCCCGGCCGCCGCGCGTGAATCCCGAGGCCAAGCTGATCCAGATCGACATCGACCCCGAGGAGATCGGCCGCAACCGGCACGCGCACGCCGGCATCGCCGGAGACGCCAAAGCCGTCCTGGCGCAGATCCTCGACGCCGGCGGCGAGGCGTTCCACCCCGAACGGCGGACCGGCTGGGTCTCATACCTGGCAGGTCAGGACGAAGAAAGGCGGGCCGAGCAAGAGGAGCGGATGTCCTCGGACGCACGCCCCATCCATCCGCTCCGCCTCTGCAAGGAAGTCCGCGACTTCCTGCCGCGGGACGCGATCCTCTGCGTCGACGGGCAGGAAATCCTCAACTACGCCCGGGGCTCGATCCCCTTCTACGCCCCGCACAGCCTCAATTCGGGGCCGTACGGCTGCATGGGGGTGGGCCTGCCGTTCGGGCTGGGCGCGAAGGTGGCGATGCCCGACAACCTCGTCGTGGTCCTCCACGGCGACGGCTCCTTCGGCCTCAACGCCATGGAGATGGACACGGCCCTCCGGCACCGCCTGCCGGTCGTCTGCGTGATCTCGAACAACGGCGGCTGGACCGCCACCGACCGATTCAAGACCGGCCGCGACCTCGGCTTCACGCGCTACGACCTCATGTTCGCGGCCGCCGGCTGCCACGGCGAGTACGTCGAGGACCCGGGCCTCATCAGGCCGGCCCTGGAACGGGCGGCGGCCAGCGGCAGGCCGGCCGTCGTCAATGTGGTCACCGACCCTACCGCGCGGGCCCAGACCGCCCGTTTCGCCGATTACTCGACGTGA
- a CDS encoding response regulator transcription factor produces the protein MPIRVLVADDHRIVRAGIRSFLEGQRDIAVVGEAGTGEEALAMAQTLRPDVTVMDLNMPGMGGLEAIRRIKGEIAEVHVVALTMHADQRFFLEALAAGAEGYVLKGADPAQLLAAVRAAAAGTAYLTPEQAKRMLTEYRRAGERQAEGAGAGLTAREREVLTLIAEGLTGKAIAEQLCLSPNTVERHRTNIMNKLGLHNRAELVRFAIRERLIDDEPPSP, from the coding sequence ATGCCGATTAGGGTGCTGGTCGCCGACGACCATCGGATCGTCCGCGCGGGAATCCGGTCGTTTCTGGAGGGCCAGCGGGACATCGCCGTCGTGGGGGAAGCCGGCACGGGCGAAGAGGCGTTGGCGATGGCCCAAACGCTGCGGCCGGACGTGACGGTCATGGATCTCAATATGCCGGGAATGGGCGGGCTCGAGGCCATTCGCCGTATCAAAGGCGAAATCGCGGAGGTCCACGTCGTCGCGCTGACCATGCACGCGGACCAGCGGTTCTTTCTCGAGGCCCTCGCCGCCGGCGCCGAAGGCTACGTGCTCAAAGGCGCCGACCCGGCGCAGTTGCTGGCCGCGGTGCGCGCGGCGGCGGCGGGCACCGCGTATCTGACGCCGGAACAGGCAAAGCGCATGCTCACCGAATACCGCCGCGCCGGCGAACGCCAGGCCGAGGGAGCCGGCGCCGGGCTCACCGCGCGCGAGCGCGAAGTGCTCACGCTCATCGCCGAGGGGCTGACCGGCAAGGCGATCGCCGAGCAGCTCTGCCTGAGCCCCAACACGGTCGAGCGCCACCGCACCAACATCATGAACAAGCTCGGCCTGCACAACCGCGCGGAGCTTGTGCGGTTCGCCATCCGCGAGCGGTTGATCGACGACGAGCCGCCGTCCCCGTAA
- a CDS encoding histidine kinase, translating into MAAATAIILTVFAFIAFRAVQESTSTVLQQRLQVGTALADRIAATLTGYRNELEDLGWELSQESAPERRAAVLEDSEWARRFSALAIIGPDGRVIWSQPASWFASMRRGLPLAVLTAASGGAAVLPPLAIAPNVHLTALAVPLADRGVLLGAVDLERLALRGIFDGPVGASFDFEIMDAQGIVRASAVLAEVGRPSEHLPILAPVVRPGRQAIVYHNVPRRPHYVVYTPLAEYPGWSVNFEEPSDVVLSLPHALRNGLLALGAVIMVGMSTLAFFDTKGMLRPLARLRKAAEHIAGGNLDDTVDVERRDEVGALAQAFEAMRVKLRASRDEIAAWNRELEDRVASRTRELSAAHALRRQLLERIVLAHEEERRRIARELHDEIGQGLTALVMQLGTAEGALEPDADGIRPQLQAVREQTSEMIENVRRLMLDLRPAVLDDLGLVPAIRWYAESHLPAAGIDAQVSISGLDEHERLPRRLELVAFRLAQEAVTNVIRHAQARRAVISLARVAGGLEISVEDDGRGFDPEAAPPTGRRGWGLAGMRERVALLGGTLSVTSHPGCGTRVAARIPVEETPDAD; encoded by the coding sequence GTGGCGGCGGCCACCGCCATCATTCTCACCGTGTTTGCCTTTATCGCGTTCCGGGCCGTTCAAGAGAGCACGTCGACCGTGCTGCAGCAGCGGCTGCAGGTCGGGACCGCGCTTGCCGACCGGATTGCCGCCACCCTTACGGGTTACCGAAACGAGCTGGAAGATCTCGGGTGGGAACTATCTCAGGAAAGTGCGCCCGAACGTCGCGCCGCGGTCCTCGAAGACTCCGAGTGGGCCCGCAGGTTTTCCGCGCTCGCGATCATTGGCCCGGACGGCCGCGTGATCTGGTCCCAGCCGGCATCGTGGTTTGCCTCGATGCGGCGAGGTCTCCCCCTGGCGGTTTTGACGGCAGCGTCCGGTGGCGCGGCCGTGCTTCCTCCCCTCGCCATAGCGCCGAACGTGCATCTGACGGCCCTCGCCGTCCCTCTCGCCGATCGCGGCGTTCTTCTGGGCGCCGTGGACCTCGAACGCCTTGCCCTCAGGGGCATCTTCGACGGCCCAGTGGGGGCATCGTTCGACTTCGAAATCATGGACGCGCAGGGCATCGTCCGCGCGTCGGCCGTCCTCGCCGAGGTCGGGCGGCCGAGCGAGCATCTCCCCATCCTCGCCCCGGTGGTTCGGCCGGGAAGGCAGGCCATTGTGTACCACAACGTTCCACGGCGCCCGCACTACGTCGTGTACACACCGCTCGCCGAGTACCCGGGGTGGTCGGTCAACTTCGAGGAGCCCAGCGACGTTGTGCTCTCGCTGCCGCATGCGCTTCGCAACGGCCTGCTCGCGCTCGGAGCCGTTATCATGGTAGGGATGTCCACTCTGGCCTTTTTCGACACAAAGGGCATGCTGCGGCCGCTCGCCCGGCTGCGGAAGGCGGCGGAGCATATCGCCGGCGGCAATCTGGACGACACCGTGGACGTCGAACGCCGCGACGAGGTCGGCGCGCTCGCGCAGGCTTTCGAGGCGATGCGGGTGAAGCTGCGCGCCTCGCGTGACGAGATCGCCGCCTGGAACCGCGAACTCGAGGACCGGGTCGCCAGCCGCACGCGGGAGCTCAGCGCGGCCCATGCCCTGCGCCGCCAGCTCCTCGAACGGATCGTGCTCGCCCACGAGGAAGAGCGCCGCCGAATTGCCCGAGAGCTGCACGACGAGATCGGCCAGGGCTTGACCGCCCTCGTGATGCAGCTCGGAACGGCGGAGGGCGCCCTGGAGCCCGACGCGGATGGGATCCGGCCGCAGCTCCAGGCCGTCCGCGAACAGACCTCCGAGATGATCGAGAACGTCCGGCGGCTCATGCTGGACCTGCGCCCGGCGGTCCTGGACGATCTCGGGCTCGTCCCGGCCATTCGCTGGTACGCCGAATCCCATCTGCCTGCGGCCGGCATCGACGCCCAAGTGTCGATCTCGGGCCTCGACGAGCACGAGCGGCTCCCGCGGCGCCTCGAACTGGTGGCGTTCCGTCTCGCGCAGGAGGCTGTCACGAACGTGATCCGCCACGCGCAGGCCAGGCGCGCCGTCATTTCCTTGGCGCGCGTGGCGGGCGGGCTCGAGATCTCGGTCGAGGACGACGGCCGCGGCTTCGACCCGGAGGCGGCGCCCCCCACCGGACGCCGCGGGTGGGGCCTCGCCGGGATGCGGGAGCGGGTCGCCCTGCTCGGCGGCACGCTGTCCGTCACGTCCCACCCGGGGTGCGGCACGCGCGTCGCGGCCAGGATCCCCGTCGAGGAGACGCCGGATGCCGATTAG
- a CDS encoding CoA transferase — MTDAGSALSGVRVVDLTQFEAGTSCTETLAWLGADVIKVEPPGKGEQGRAASTDVPGLDSYYFLLLNANKRSVTLNLKHAEGKRLLGRLIERADVFVENFAPGIIERLGFGYDDVRRLNPRAVYAQVKGFAPDGPFGNYPAFDMIAQAAGGAMSLTGRPQDPPLKPGPTIGDTGAGLHLAVGVLAALVQRQRTGLGQRVEVAMQEAVINYCRISFARQLLTGHAAERWGNQSQLGMTAPSGIYPCTPGGPNDYVFIYTSRAANHQWERLLDVIGRPDLRHDPRFANPVQRAAHADVIDEAISAWTRQYTKREAMERLGTAGVPAGATFDTLELTGDEHLNRREAIVTVDHPTRGRLKMPGWPVKMERSHVPVAAAPLLGQHNREVYEELLELSGEELARLREQGVI, encoded by the coding sequence GTGACTGACGCGGGATCGGCGCTCAGCGGCGTCCGGGTCGTGGACCTGACCCAATTCGAAGCCGGCACCTCCTGTACGGAGACGCTCGCCTGGCTGGGCGCCGACGTCATCAAGGTGGAGCCGCCGGGGAAGGGTGAACAGGGCCGGGCGGCGTCGACCGATGTCCCCGGCCTCGACTCCTACTATTTCCTCCTCCTCAACGCCAACAAACGCTCGGTCACCCTCAATCTCAAACACGCCGAGGGCAAGCGGCTGCTCGGCCGCCTGATCGAACGGGCGGACGTGTTCGTCGAGAACTTCGCTCCGGGCATCATCGAGCGGCTGGGGTTTGGCTACGATGACGTGCGGCGGCTCAATCCGCGCGCCGTCTACGCGCAGGTCAAGGGGTTCGCGCCGGACGGCCCCTTCGGAAATTATCCGGCATTCGACATGATCGCCCAGGCGGCCGGCGGCGCGATGAGCCTCACTGGGCGGCCGCAGGACCCGCCCCTCAAGCCCGGGCCGACCATCGGCGACACCGGGGCCGGCCTTCATCTGGCGGTCGGGGTCCTCGCCGCGCTCGTCCAGCGGCAGCGGACCGGCCTCGGCCAGCGCGTCGAAGTGGCGATGCAGGAAGCGGTGATCAACTACTGCCGGATCTCGTTCGCCCGCCAGTTGCTCACGGGGCACGCGGCGGAGCGGTGGGGCAATCAGAGCCAGCTCGGCATGACGGCGCCGAGCGGCATCTACCCGTGCACGCCGGGCGGCCCCAACGACTACGTGTTCATCTACACCAGCCGGGCGGCCAACCACCAGTGGGAGCGCCTGCTTGATGTGATCGGCCGTCCCGATCTGAGACACGATCCGCGGTTCGCGAACCCGGTGCAGCGGGCCGCCCATGCGGACGTGATCGACGAGGCGATCTCGGCGTGGACCCGCCAGTACACGAAGCGGGAGGCCATGGAGCGTCTGGGCACGGCCGGCGTGCCGGCCGGCGCGACCTTCGATACCTTGGAGTTGACCGGGGACGAGCACCTGAACCGCCGTGAGGCGATCGTGACCGTCGACCATCCGACGCGGGGACGCCTCAAGATGCCGGGCTGGCCGGTAAAGATGGAGCGCTCGCACGTACCGGTCGCGGCGGCGCCCCTGCTGGGCCAGCACAATCGCGAGGTCTACGAGGAGCTTCTCGAACTGAGTGGCGAGGAACTCGCCCGTCTGCGCGAGCAGGGCGTCATCTAA